ATCATTGCGGTTATAATTTTTTTGCATTTCAGGATGTAATTAAAAATGGTCGAAGTTCAAAATATTGGGATTGGTTTAATATATATGAATATCCTATAAAGATCGGTGATGATTGTAACTACGAAGTCTTTGGTGATCATGCATGGAGAATGCCAAAATTGATGACAAAAAACCCTGAAGTTAGAAAATATCTCCTCGAAGTTGCTAAATATTGGATCAAAGAAGTTGACATAGATGGGTGGAGGCTTGATGTTGCAAATGAGATAGATCACCATTTTTGGAGAGAATTCAGGGATGTTGTAAAAAGTACAAAATCTGATTCAATTATAATTGGTGAAGTGATGCATGATGCGTCACCGTGGCTTAAAGGTGATCAGTTTGACGGTGTAATGAATTATCCTTTTAGAAATGCTATGATTGACTTTTTTGCGAAAAGAACTATAAATTCTTCTAAGTTTAATACCATTTTAATTGAAAATATGATGAAACATATTGAAGCAGTTAATAGATGTATGTTTAATCTAATAGGAAGCCATGATACTGAGAGATTTTTGACGATGGCTGACGGCAATGTTTTGAGGATGAAATTAGCAATTGCATTTCAATTCACATATACGGGCATACCATATATTTATTATGGCGATGAAGTTGGTATGACTGGCGGCTATGATCCTGATTGCAGAATGTGTATGGTATGGGATGATGATAAACAAAATAAAGAAATTTATAATTTTTATAAAAAATTAATATCTATTCGAAAAGAAAATGAAGAATTAAGATATGGTAATTATAAGACATTGTGTGCAGAAGGTTCTATTATATGCTTTGAAAGAAAATATATGGATAATTCTATTGTTGTCGTTATAAATAACAGCGACAAAAGTGCCAAAATATCAATTCACGATATTATAGGCAAAAGGGATATATTGGGTATGAATGAATATCAATTGAAAAAAGATTATGCTGTCATTGAGCCAAATAGTGCATATATATTAAAGTAACCTTTATATGAATTATTGAATAATATACTATAGGTATTTATTATTTGGGAAACATTTTTCCCGTATTTGTTCCATAATATGTTTGGGGTGAGAGTATGGAGACAAATGCAAGATACGGAAGAGATTACCAATATTACAAGGAATATGAGAAACTATATGGAAGCCTTGACGTTTTTAGATTTTTAACAGCAAAAAAACTTGTTGAATTTGGCGAATATGAAGAATGGAAAGACTACAAGGACTTTAAAGAATGGCTTTACTCAAAGGAAAAATTGGATTGGAAGACTTCCAATGATTACATTGATTGGGAAATTAGGAAACTGAATTCATAAATTATTTTAAACCCTTATAAAATTTATAGGGGTTTTTTTTTAATAATGTAGTATAATAAAATTAGGACAATGTGAGGTGAAATTTTATGTCCTTTTCATCTATTACAAAAAACGAGCTTTCAAGGATATATCCCGAGGATAATTGCTGCAAGATGGCTGAGCTTGCTGCATTGATAAGAACTATAGGGGCAATATCTATTTATGGGCATCACAGGATAAGCTTAAGTCTTATTACAGAAAATGCTTCTGTGGCAAGGCTTGTTTTTAAGTTTATAAAAGATATTTTTAATGTAACAGCAGAGGTGATGGTTAGGAGAAACAGCCATTTAAAGAAATCTTTAAGTTACTTGATTTTGGTATCTGAGAAAAATTCTGCTGAGAAAATTTTAAAAGAAGTAGGCTTAATAAAAAGCAACAGTGATGGAATAGGACTAAATTATGGGATCGATAAAAGCTTGATAAGCAAAAAATGCTGTAAAAAGGCATATATTAGAGGCGCCTTTCTTGGAGGTGGCTCAATCAGTGATCCTGAAAAGGCATATCATTTGGAGTTTATTACGCATAATTTAGATCATGCTAAGGATTTATGTAAATTAATAAATTATTATCATTTGCATTCAAAAGTTATTGCAAGAAAAAATAATTATGTAGTATACTTAAAAGAGGGAGAGCAAATTGTTGATGTTTTAAATATAATAGGTGCGCATAGTTCTTTACTAAACTTAGAAAATATACGAGTATATAAAGATATAAGGAACAACGTCAACAGGCTTGTAAATTGCGAAACTGCGAATCTCACAAAAACAATTAATGCATCATTGAGGCAGATAGAGAATATAAATTATATTAAAGATAGTGTTGGGTTAAATTATCTTCCAGATAATTTAAAAGAGATTGCAGAACTAAGATTGAAGTATCCGGATATAAGCTTAAAGGAACTTGGACAGATGCTAGATCCTCCTGTTGGAAAATCAGGAGTAAATCATAGATTAAGAAAAATTGAAGAAATAGTATCAAAATTAAAAGAGAGGAGAGTCAATTATGACTGAAAAGACAGTAGAAATAAAGAACAAGACAGGACTTCATGCAAGACCAGCTGCATTGTTTGTACAGGCAGCAAGCAAATTTTCTTCGCAAATCTGGGTGGAGAAGGAGAACAAAAAAGTAAATGCAAAAAGCATTATGGGTATAATGTCACTGGGAGTTGCACAAGGCAATACAGTAAAGCTAATTGCTGATGGCAGCGACGAACAGGAAGCCATAAAGTCTCTTGTAGAATTAATTGATTCAAAATTTGGAGAAGAATAAGCAAAAAAGGTTTCTTAGGAAACCTTTTTTGTATGAAGGATGATTTTTTTATGACAAAAAATGAAAAAGTACTTGAATATTTAAAAAGTCTACCCGAGGGTACCAGAATTTCAGTCAGGAGTCTTGCACAAGCTCTAAAGATAAGCGAAGGAACAGCATATAAAGCAATTAAAGATGCAGAAAGCATGTATCTCGTAACAACGATCCCAAGGGCAGGTACCATTAGGACAAAACAAAAAAGCAAGCAAATTGAGAGGTTAACATATGAAGAAGTAAAAAATGTTGTAGATGGAGTTATTTTAGGCGGTGAAAATGGTCTTAACATTGAACTTCATAAATTCTTAATAGGTGCTATGACAATTGAAGAAATGATTAAATATATTCAGCCAGGTGATTTAATAATACTTGGGAATAGGGAAGATGCACAAAAAGCTGCATTGAAAGCAGGAGCAGCCGTCTTAATAACAGGTGGATTTGATACGAAGGATGATATAAAAAAGTTGGCTAATGACCTTTCATTACCATTGATATCTACGACATATGATACATTTACAGTAGCTACATTGATTAACAAAGCTATAAATGAAAGCATGACAAAGAAGAAGATACTTCTTGTAAACAATATTATGTCAACAAACCCAGTTTATATGACTGTCGATCAAACAGTTAAAGAATGGAAGATGCTATTGGGCAAAACAAGCCATACAAGGTACCCTGTTGTGGATAATAATGGATTATTAGTCGGCATGGTTACATCGAGAGATGTTGCTAAAGCCGATGATAGTGATAAAATAGGAGATATAATGTCCAAAAATCCCGTGTTTGTCACAGAAACGACTACAGTAGCTTTTGCGGCACATCTCATGATATGGTGGAATATCGAGGTTTTACCTGTTACAAATAATAAAGAGCTTGTTGGCATAATGAGCCGAGAAGATGTTATAAAAGCTTTGCAATATATGTCGAAGCAGCCTCAAATTGGCGAAGCTATTCAAGATACTATATTTAAAGATTTTCAAATGGAAAAAATTCAGGATGGAATGAAATTCGTAGGTACAATTCCACAGAGTATGATTAATCAGCTTGGAACAGTCAGCAGCAGCGCACTTATGATGCTTATGTGTGAATGCGGAGTTGCGGCTGTTACAAAAAACAAAAGATTCGATGCTGTTGTTGACAATTTTTTAATCTACTTTATAAGGCCTTTGCAGATAGGCAAAAATATAGAAGTTAACGCAATTATAAATGATTTTAGCAGCAATTTCTGTAAATTAGAAATAATCGTTGTAAATGAAGGCAACATAATTGCTAAAGCATTGATGTCATTAAGATTGCTAAAAAGCAAGAAATTATTCTAAGGTGATTCATATGTTTGTACATTTACATGTTCATAGTGAATATAGTTTGCTTGACGGTTCATGCAGGATAAAAGAGCTTATAAACATGGCAAAAGAGTTAAATATGGATTCTATCGCTATTACAGACCATGGTGTAATGTACGGTGCAATTGACTTCTACAAAGAAGCAAAATCGCAAGGCATAAAACCGATAATAGGCTGTGAAATATATGTTGCACCAAGGTCATTGTATGATAGGGAATATGGCATAGATAATCTCAATTATCATTTGATATTGTTGTGTAAAAATATTACAGGTTATGAAAACCTAATGAAAATTGTATCAAAGGCTTCTCTTGATGGATTTTATTATAAGCCGAGAGTTGATCATGAATATCTAAAATCACATAGTGATGGATTAATAGCATTAAGTTCATGTTTAGGCGGCGAAATTCCTACATATTTGCTGTCTGATGATTACGATAAAGCACGGGATACTGCCATATTTTATAATTCAATATTTGGCAAAGGTAATTTTTATTTAGAGTTGCAGTATCATGGCCTAAAAGAACAGGAAAAGGTTAATTCCAAGTTGATAGAGCTATCTAAAGAACTTGATATTCCTCTTGTCGCAACTAATGACGTACATTACCTTGAGAAAAAAGATCATATGGCACATGAGGTCTTACTCTGTATTCAAACAGGAAAAAACATGGATGATGCGGATAGGATGTCCTTCCCAACTGATGAGTTTTACCTTAAATCTCCAGAGGAAATGTGTGAAATTTTCTCCTTTTGTAAGGAAGCCGTTGAAAATACAGAGAAGATTGCAGATATGTGTAATGTAGAATTTGAGTTCAATAAGACAAAATTGCCTAAGTATGATGTCCCAGATGGCATGACATCATCAGAATACTTAAGGAAATTGTGTATTGAAGGATTTAATAAGAGATATAGTAACCCAAATAAAGAATTGATGGACAGACTCAACTATGAACTATCTGTTATCGAAGAGATGGGCTATGTAGATTATTTTCTTATTGTATGGGATTTTATTAAATTTGCACGCGATAACGGTATAATGACGGGACCTGGAAGAGGTTCAGCTGCCGGAAGCCTTGTTGCATATTGCCTCGGCATAACCAAAATAGATCCTATAAGGTATAACCTTCTTTTCGAAAGATTTTTAAATCCTGAAAGAGTTAGCATGCCTGATATTGACTCTGATTTTTGTTATGAGAGAAGACAGGAAGTGATAGATTACGTCGTCAGAAAATATGGTGAAGACAAGGTAGCGCAGATTATCACATTTGGAACAATGGCGGCAAGGGCAGCTATAAGAGATGTTGGAAGAGCTCTAAATTATCCATATGCAGATGTCGATGTGATAGCAAAAATGATACCTTTTGAAATAGGTATGACGATAGATAAGGCAATTTCATATAATCCAGAGTTGAAAGAAAAATACGAAAACGACGAAAAAGTAAAAAGGCTCATAGATATATCAAAATCCTTAGAGGGACTTCCAAGACATGCATCAACACATGCAGCAGGTGTTGTTATTTCTCGTGAACCCCTTGTAAAATGGGTACCACTTCAAAAGAATGAAGGAACTGTTGTCACACAATTTACGATGACAACACTTGAAGAATTAGGTCTGCTAAAGATGGACTTTTTAGGTTTAAGGACCCTGACAGTCATTAGAGATACTTTAAATATGATTAAGGAAAATTATGGAATAGATATTGATATTAATAGCATTGATTTTGATGACAAGGAAGTATATGCTCTAATTAGTAGAGGAGACACAGAGGGTGTATTTCAACTTGAGTCGTCTGGTATGAAACAATTTATGACAGAATTAAAACCAGAGAAACTTGAGGATATCATCGCAGGTATTTCTCTATATAGACCCGGACCTATGGATCAAATACCAAGATATATAGAGAATAAAAACCATCCGGAAAATATAAAATATGAACATCCACTGCTTAAGCCTATACTTGAGGTTACATATGGCTGTATGGTATATCAGGAACAAGTAATGCAGATAGTGAGGGACCTCGCAGGTTATTCCCTCGGAAGGTCTGACCTTGTAAGGCGTGCCATGGCAAAAAAGAAAATGAAAGTCATGGAAGAAGAAAGAAAAAATTTTATTTACGGTATAAAGGATGAGAATGGGAATTACGTAGTGCCTGGTGCAATAAATAAAGGCGTCGATGAAAAAACAGCAAATAGATTATTTGATGAAATGATCGATTTTGCCAATTATGCCTTTAACAAATCCCATGCGGCTGCATATGCGGTTGTAGCATTTGAGACGGCATATTTAAAAAAGTATTACCCAGTAGAATTTATGGCTGCACTTTTAAATAGCTTTGTCGATAATACTGATAAAGTAGCATTTTATGTTCAAGTTTGTAGAAAAATGGGTATTAAGGTATTGCCACCAGACATTAATGAGAGTTATTCACATTTTAGTGTAACAAATGGTAATATTCGCTTTGGCCTTGCGGCTGTAAAAAATGTCGGTGTCAATGCAACGCTTGAAATTGTAAGGGATAGAAAGAAAAATGGGAAATACAGATCGATCATCGATTTTTTCGAAAGAATCGATGATATGCAATTAAATAAAAAGGCTGTTGAAAGTCTTATAAAAGCTGGTGCGTTTGGTTCATTTGGTATATATAGATCACAACTTCTTGCTGTATATGAAAATATTATAGACAGCATACATAAAAATAAAGAAAGAAATATAACTGGCCAGATATCCTTATTTGTACATGAAGATGATACAGATTCAATAAATTATACGCTTCCTGATATAAAGGAATTTTCTCAAAATACCATATTATCGATGGAAAAGGAGACAATGGGATTATATATAAGTGGACATCCACTTGATGAATTTCAAAATGATATTCAAAGGATAACAAAATATACTACGAGAGACCTCAAGAATAGTGATGATGCATTGATTGGGAAGACTATTTTTGATAATCAGGAAGTAGTGTTGGCAGGTATAATAGAGAGTAAAAAAGTAAAATTTACTAAAAATAATAATATGATGGCATTTATCAATTTAGAAGATTTATATGGTACAATAGAAGTAATTGTATTTCCGACAATTTACGAAAAGTATTCAAATTTCATAAAAGAGGATTTTCCTGTAATAATAACTGGTAAGGTCAGCATCAAAGAAGAGGAAGAACCAAAGATTTTGTGCAACGAAATAAAACCACTAACACATATGATAAACGAAAAGTTATGGTTAAATGTTAAGGAGCAAAGGGACTTTGAAAAAATTAAAAGTGTTCTATCGAAGTATAAAGGCAATATCCCTGTATTTATAAAATACAGCAATAGAAGCCTTGCAGCAAGGAAAGATTTGTGGGTTGATGGGACGAATGAACTTATTGATGAACTTAATAATATTCTCGGCGAGGAGAATGTTAAAATTGTATAATTTTTAAATATATATTGATATTATATGAAAAATAAATTAAAATAATAGTTAGAAAAATCAAGGAGGCCTTTTTATGTGGACAGTTATATATATGGCACATAGTATGGAGATTGCTGAAAAGGTCAAAGATGTTTTAACTAAAGAAGGCTTTTTAGTAAAATTAAAACCACTTAATAAAAATTTAGATAATAGCGAGGGATATTGTGAAGTCATGGTCCCAAATTCTGAGGCTCAAGATGCTCAAAATACTATTATTGAATATGGTCTTTAATATGCCCCAGAAGGGGTAACTTTTAATATGATGGGACAAAATAAGACCCAGTGGGTAAGGAGGATATATAATGAAAACTATAGGTTTATTAACAAGTGG
This portion of the Thermoanaerobacterium sp. RBIITD genome encodes:
- a CDS encoding glycoside hydrolase family 13 protein, giving the protein MIKQAIFHKSDTPFAYSLNKDELHIVLKAAAKDIKRSYIFYRDRYDWNGKFKVKPMVRTQSDELFDYFETTLKLNKKFAYYFYLISNNSEKIYYTENGFFDSKPPMNYHGYFQFPYICERDIFFSPSWTSDCIFYQIFPERFNNGDKSNDPGNVMKWGEKPSSNTFFGGDLKGIIEKIDYLKDLGINAIYLTPIFLSPSTHKYDTTDYYVIDPHFGDIETAKELVKKCHENGIKVIFDAVFNHCGYNFFAFQDVIKNGRSSKYWDWFNIYEYPIKIGDDCNYEVFGDHAWRMPKLMTKNPEVRKYLLEVAKYWIKEVDIDGWRLDVANEIDHHFWREFRDVVKSTKSDSIIIGEVMHDASPWLKGDQFDGVMNYPFRNAMIDFFAKRTINSSKFNTILIENMMKHIEAVNRCMFNLIGSHDTERFLTMADGNVLRMKLAIAFQFTYTGIPYIYYGDEVGMTGGYDPDCRMCMVWDDDKQNKEIYNFYKKLISIRKENEELRYGNYKTLCAEGSIICFERKYMDNSIVVVINNSDKSAKISIHDIIGKRDILGMNEYQLKKDYAVIEPNSAYILK
- the whiA gene encoding DNA-binding protein WhiA, whose translation is MSFSSITKNELSRIYPEDNCCKMAELAALIRTIGAISIYGHHRISLSLITENASVARLVFKFIKDIFNVTAEVMVRRNSHLKKSLSYLILVSEKNSAEKILKEVGLIKSNSDGIGLNYGIDKSLISKKCCKKAYIRGAFLGGGSISDPEKAYHLEFITHNLDHAKDLCKLINYYHLHSKVIARKNNYVVYLKEGEQIVDVLNIIGAHSSLLNLENIRVYKDIRNNVNRLVNCETANLTKTINASLRQIENINYIKDSVGLNYLPDNLKEIAELRLKYPDISLKELGQMLDPPVGKSGVNHRLRKIEEIVSKLKERRVNYD
- a CDS encoding HPr family phosphocarrier protein translates to MTEKTVEIKNKTGLHARPAALFVQAASKFSSQIWVEKENKKVNAKSIMGIMSLGVAQGNTVKLIADGSDEQEAIKSLVELIDSKFGEE
- a CDS encoding DRTGG domain-containing protein; this translates as MTKNEKVLEYLKSLPEGTRISVRSLAQALKISEGTAYKAIKDAESMYLVTTIPRAGTIRTKQKSKQIERLTYEEVKNVVDGVILGGENGLNIELHKFLIGAMTIEEMIKYIQPGDLIILGNREDAQKAALKAGAAVLITGGFDTKDDIKKLANDLSLPLISTTYDTFTVATLINKAINESMTKKKILLVNNIMSTNPVYMTVDQTVKEWKMLLGKTSHTRYPVVDNNGLLVGMVTSRDVAKADDSDKIGDIMSKNPVFVTETTTVAFAAHLMIWWNIEVLPVTNNKELVGIMSREDVIKALQYMSKQPQIGEAIQDTIFKDFQMEKIQDGMKFVGTIPQSMINQLGTVSSSALMMLMCECGVAAVTKNKRFDAVVDNFLIYFIRPLQIGKNIEVNAIINDFSSNFCKLEIIVVNEGNIIAKALMSLRLLKSKKLF
- a CDS encoding DNA polymerase III subunit alpha, which translates into the protein MFVHLHVHSEYSLLDGSCRIKELINMAKELNMDSIAITDHGVMYGAIDFYKEAKSQGIKPIIGCEIYVAPRSLYDREYGIDNLNYHLILLCKNITGYENLMKIVSKASLDGFYYKPRVDHEYLKSHSDGLIALSSCLGGEIPTYLLSDDYDKARDTAIFYNSIFGKGNFYLELQYHGLKEQEKVNSKLIELSKELDIPLVATNDVHYLEKKDHMAHEVLLCIQTGKNMDDADRMSFPTDEFYLKSPEEMCEIFSFCKEAVENTEKIADMCNVEFEFNKTKLPKYDVPDGMTSSEYLRKLCIEGFNKRYSNPNKELMDRLNYELSVIEEMGYVDYFLIVWDFIKFARDNGIMTGPGRGSAAGSLVAYCLGITKIDPIRYNLLFERFLNPERVSMPDIDSDFCYERRQEVIDYVVRKYGEDKVAQIITFGTMAARAAIRDVGRALNYPYADVDVIAKMIPFEIGMTIDKAISYNPELKEKYENDEKVKRLIDISKSLEGLPRHASTHAAGVVISREPLVKWVPLQKNEGTVVTQFTMTTLEELGLLKMDFLGLRTLTVIRDTLNMIKENYGIDIDINSIDFDDKEVYALISRGDTEGVFQLESSGMKQFMTELKPEKLEDIIAGISLYRPGPMDQIPRYIENKNHPENIKYEHPLLKPILEVTYGCMVYQEQVMQIVRDLAGYSLGRSDLVRRAMAKKKMKVMEEERKNFIYGIKDENGNYVVPGAINKGVDEKTANRLFDEMIDFANYAFNKSHAAAYAVVAFETAYLKKYYPVEFMAALLNSFVDNTDKVAFYVQVCRKMGIKVLPPDINESYSHFSVTNGNIRFGLAAVKNVGVNATLEIVRDRKKNGKYRSIIDFFERIDDMQLNKKAVESLIKAGAFGSFGIYRSQLLAVYENIIDSIHKNKERNITGQISLFVHEDDTDSINYTLPDIKEFSQNTILSMEKETMGLYISGHPLDEFQNDIQRITKYTTRDLKNSDDALIGKTIFDNQEVVLAGIIESKKVKFTKNNNMMAFINLEDLYGTIEVIVFPTIYEKYSNFIKEDFPVIITGKVSIKEEEEPKILCNEIKPLTHMINEKLWLNVKEQRDFEKIKSVLSKYKGNIPVFIKYSNRSLAARKDLWVDGTNELIDELNNILGEENVKIV